One part of the Candidatus Methylomirabilota bacterium genome encodes these proteins:
- a CDS encoding (2Fe-2S)-binding protein: MATLSVNGKTYQVNAAPDTPLLWVIREHLQLTGTKFGCGMAQCGACTVHIDGNPTRSCQVPLSAATGKKITTIEGLHPQGQHPLQVAWVAEQVPQCGYCQSGQIMQAAALLARNPNPSDEEIVSHMSGNICRCATYLRIKRAIKRAAKGA, encoded by the coding sequence AATGGCAAGACCTACCAGGTGAACGCGGCCCCGGACACCCCGTTGCTTTGGGTGATTCGTGAGCACCTCCAGCTCACCGGCACCAAGTTCGGCTGCGGCATGGCGCAGTGCGGGGCGTGTACCGTCCACATCGACGGCAATCCCACGCGCTCCTGCCAGGTCCCGCTCTCCGCCGCCACCGGGAAGAAGATCACGACGATCGAGGGGCTGCACCCGCAGGGCCAGCATCCGCTGCAGGTCGCGTGGGTGGCGGAGCAGGTCCCGCAGTGCGGCTACTGCCAGTCGGGCCAGATCATGCAGGCGGCCGCGCTGCTCGCGCGGAACCCCAATCCCAGCGACGAGGAGATCGTGTCGCACATGTCGGGCAACATCTGCCGCTGCGCGACCTACCTCCGAATCAAGCGCGCGATCAAGCGCGCGGCGAAGGGGGCGTAA